The Methanosphaera cuniculi sequence AGGTTCATCAGGTTCAACTAAAATTTCTTTACCTAGTCTTTCAATTCTAAAGCTAAGTACTTTATTAACACTTAGTTTCTCTTTACATAATGCAGGACGATCTAATCCAATATCTACTATTGTTCCTTTACGGACACGTTTGGTTGTTAGACCTTGTCTAAAATCTCCTACTTCACATTCATCTGTTAATGGATGATGTGGAGTTCTAAGTGGTGGAAGTATTCCTACATTTTTCAGCTCCGGTGTAATCGGAAATACTTGTTTTCTTAAGTATTGAGGTGTATCCATGTATTCTAGGATAGTTTTCATATAGAGAGCATCATCCCTACTACCTCCGTCTGAATTATCATTGTAAATAACTATGTTATTAGCCCTAAATAGAGCAGCGTATCTTCCTAATAATCCAACTTTATATGTTCTAATTTTTGAATCTTTTGTCTCTGCCAAATAACTATTTGGTATGAATATTGATAATTTTTCCATAATAGATTCTCTATTTAAAAACATATTAAAAATTTTAGGAAAGATAAGTATCAGTTGGAATACTATTATATATATAACTTTTAAACTATATATAAGTTTGTTATTTATAAAACAAAAAATTATAAAAAAAAGTATATTAAATAACTAAAAAATCATTTAAATTAGCTAAAAATAAATAAGAGGGGGTGAATTATAAAAATAAGTTTAATTAAGTTCAAACTTTATATTTTATTATTGATTAGCTCTTTTATTATTTTCTTCAACAAGTCTGTTCATATAACTATTTACAGATGTTGAAATTGCTGCAACCTTCTTAGGTGGAAGGAATGTGGATTTATATTTACGTATCTTTTCTTCATCTTCAAGAACAACTGCTTCAATTGCAGATATAAGTTCAGGTCTATTTTCTTCAATAAAGCTTGTATCAAGATTTGCTTTTTTGAAGTTTTCATTTTGCATTAATGCTTTATGGAATGGTATTGTAGTTTTAACACCAAGTACAATAAATTCATTTAAAGCACGAGTCATACGAGCAATAGCTTCTTCACGATTATTTCCATGTACAATAAGTTTTGCAATCATTGAATCATATATTGATGGAATTGTATATCCATTATATACTCCACTATCCATACGTACACCAATTCCACCAGGAGAACGGTAACCTACAATCTTACCAGGTGTTGGTACAAAATCATTAAGTGGATCTTCAGCATTTATACGACATTCAATTGCATGACCATTTACATGAATATCATCTTGAGTATAACTTAATCTTTCTCCTGCTGCTACTTTTATTTGTTCTTTTACTAAGTCTACTCCAGTTATAGCCTCAGTAATAGGGTGTTCTACTTGTATTCTTGTGTTCATTTCAAGGAAGTAATAATCACCATTTGAATACATAAATTCAATTGTTCCAGCACTGTTATAATCTACACTTTTTGCTGCTTTTACTGCAGATTCACCCATTCTATCACGAAGTTCTTCTGTCATTATTGGTGATGGTGCTTCTTCAATTAATTTTTGATGACGTCTTTGTATTGAACATTCACGATCACATACATGTATTGTATTTCCATAGTTATCAGCCATAATCTGGAATTCTATGTGTCTTGGTCTTTCAACATATTTTTCCATATATACAGTTCCATCTCCAAATGTAGCTTCAGCTAGGTTTTGTGTTGATTCAATAGCACGTACTAGTTCATCTTCTTCATATACAACACGCATACCAATTCCTCCACCACCGGCTGAGGATTTAATTATTACAGGATATCCAATTTCTTTTGCTCGAATTTTTGCTTCATCCATATCAATTATTGGTTCTTTATCCCCTGGTACTGTTGGTACACCTATTTTATTCATTAATTGTTTGGATTTTATTTTATCTCCCATTGTTTCTATCGCATTTCGTCTAGGACCAATTAATGTCATACCATTTTCTTCACATCTTTCACCTAGTATTGGGTTTTCTGATAAAAATCCATATCCTGGGTGTATTGCATCAGCTCCTGTATCTATTGCAATATTCATTATTTTATCAATGTCAAGGTATGATTGTGCTAGTACTGATGAATTTAGTGCTACTGCTTCATCTGCATATTTTGCAAAGAGTGCTGTTTTATCAGCATCAGAATATATTGCTACAGTATCTACACCTAATTCTTTACATGCTCGTGATATACGTATTGCAATTTCTCCACGATTTGCAATTAATACTTTATCAAACATTTTAAACTTATATCCCCCTAATTATTTTGTTTGTTAATTATCAGTTTTTTTCTCTAAAAATTTTGTATGATTATTTATATAATAATAAAATAAAACTTAACTTATTTTTTATCTAAAATCTTTTTGTTTAACATAAAAAAAATTCTTTATTTCCTCTTTTGTTTTTTCTATCATACATTATATTAAGATATATATTATATATGATATTTAATTAATATAATAATTTAGTATTAAAGATAAAGAAAATTATAAAATACATAAGACTTAATAATATTTATAACATAAAATAGAATAAATATAAAAAATAATAATCCTTTTTAATATTATAAGTTAATATAAAAAAAGGAAAAATAAAGTTAAGCATCAAAAAATAACAAAATAATTTAAAAAAATTTATTTTTTTTTAAGAGCACATTTTTTTGGGTTATAGAAATGATAAGAAAAAAAATACTTAAAAATATTGAAGATACATACACAACAGAACAAGAATTATTAAAAAGCCTAGATATAACACATGAAAAATTAAAAGAACACATCTTAAAATTAAAAGATGTAGGCTATAAAATAGTATATGATGAAGAAAAAGGATATAAACTACAAGAAACACCTGATATCCTAGCACCATATGAAATAAGTCGAGGACTAAAAACTGAAAAAATAGGAAATAGCATTCACTTCTATGACGAATTAGAATCAACAAATGATACAGCAAAAAAATTTGTAAAAGAAGATGCAAAAGAAGGAACAGTAATCATTGCTGAAAAACAAACTGCAGGAAGAACAAGAAAATACGATGGATGGGTATCACCAGAAGGTGGAATCTACATGACCATCATCCTAAGACCAGATGTACCACTAATTGAAGCATCAAAACTCACAATTGTAACAGGAGTAGCAATAGCAAAAACCTTACATGACAAATTTGGAATAAATGCAGGAATTAAATGGCCAAATGATATACTTATAGATGATAAAAAAATAGCAGGAATACTAACAGAAGCTGTGACAAACTACTCAACAAGTGAACTTGAAGCAGTACTTGTAGGAATTGGAATCGATGTAAACATAGAAGATGAAGATATCCCAGAAGAACTACAAGATGTAGCAACAACAGTTAAAAAAGAAATTAACGAAGAATTAAAACGAGCAGATATTCTACGTGTATTCTTATACATCTTCGAAGAATTATATGAAGAATTTAACAAAGGAAACTTCAAATACATAGTATCAGAATGGAGAAGATTATCATCAACAACAGGAAACAGAGTAAAAGTATATAAAAATGGACGAGTACTATTTGCTGATGCTGTAGGAATAACCAACGAAGGAATACTAATTGTAGAAAAAGATGATGGAAAACTTGAAAAAATAACATCAGGAGAAGTAGAAATACTAAAATAAAAAAAAAGTGTAGTTAAATACACACTTCTCATCACCCTCTTTTAATTACTTTTTTTTTAAATATTTTTTTTGGGATAAGTGATTTTTCTTATTAATGGTTATTTACTAAAAAATT is a genomic window containing:
- a CDS encoding putative RNA uridine N3 methyltransferase, yielding MFLNRESIMEKLSIFIPNSYLAETKDSKIRTYKVGLLGRYAALFRANNIVIYNDNSDGGSRDDALYMKTILEYMDTPQYLRKQVFPITPELKNVGILPPLRTPHHPLTDECEVGDFRQGLTTKRVRKGTIVDIGLDRPALCKEKLSVNKVLSFRIERLGKEILVEPDEPDSVYWGYKTITSDRNLYDSITMMKNKPDLVIGTSKYAPNIISILDEVQNSIKQAQHVAILFGGPYSGINSLINERKLDYEINTVPKQGTETVRTEEALVSTLAIFNILNLE
- a CDS encoding acetyl-CoA carboxylase biotin carboxylase subunit, producing the protein MFDKVLIANRGEIAIRISRACKELGVDTVAIYSDADKTALFAKYADEAVALNSSVLAQSYLDIDKIMNIAIDTGADAIHPGYGFLSENPILGERCEENGMTLIGPRRNAIETMGDKIKSKQLMNKIGVPTVPGDKEPIIDMDEAKIRAKEIGYPVIIKSSAGGGGIGMRVVYEEDELVRAIESTQNLAEATFGDGTVYMEKYVERPRHIEFQIMADNYGNTIHVCDRECSIQRRHQKLIEEAPSPIMTEELRDRMGESAVKAAKSVDYNSAGTIEFMYSNGDYYFLEMNTRIQVEHPITEAITGVDLVKEQIKVAAGERLSYTQDDIHVNGHAIECRINAEDPLNDFVPTPGKIVGYRSPGGIGVRMDSGVYNGYTIPSIYDSMIAKLIVHGNNREEAIARMTRALNEFIVLGVKTTIPFHKALMQNENFKKANLDTSFIEENRPELISAIEAVVLEDEEKIRKYKSTFLPPKKVAAISTSVNSYMNRLVEENNKRANQ
- a CDS encoding biotin--[acetyl-CoA-carboxylase] ligase; this translates as MIRKKILKNIEDTYTTEQELLKSLDITHEKLKEHILKLKDVGYKIVYDEEKGYKLQETPDILAPYEISRGLKTEKIGNSIHFYDELESTNDTAKKFVKEDAKEGTVIIAEKQTAGRTRKYDGWVSPEGGIYMTIILRPDVPLIEASKLTIVTGVAIAKTLHDKFGINAGIKWPNDILIDDKKIAGILTEAVTNYSTSELEAVLVGIGIDVNIEDEDIPEELQDVATTVKKEINEELKRADILRVFLYIFEELYEEFNKGNFKYIVSEWRRLSSTTGNRVKVYKNGRVLFADAVGITNEGILIVEKDDGKLEKITSGEVEILK